The following proteins are encoded in a genomic region of Ananas comosus cultivar F153 linkage group 25, ASM154086v1, whole genome shotgun sequence:
- the LOC109703575 gene encoding CLIP-associated protein-like isoform X5 — MEKDVEIPRGISPKWKSSSRESSFFGGAANYPSFCLLLKQLVAPLHTQLLDRRSSIIKQACHLLSFLSKELLGDFESYAEMFIPVLLKLVVITVYVIAESADNCIKMMLRNCKVSRILPRIVNCVKNDRSAVLRARCCEYALLILGYWADTPEILRSADLYEDLIKCSVADAVSEVRSTARACYRMFAKIWPERSTRLFLSFDTVRQKIINDEDGEKHEICASPSLNKQAIQLLQTPSHAPSLNSPACATSNALAMDKTIDFASLSQTKLWSISDSEKNYQSLLSACKEKGPPIAISVKAVNVSDKESPHISYLNNSDLGVDHLSASFSLQNSAFSHASTATLNKDIVNHGDQDSENLIPLVHSAKDSTKSPNAGQLSLDSVSASSLPCTSKSSEKSQNGGVIEFTNDIRSSKQLSHQIDGNFIPNFRRPLLKQQVNNLLLATCVNSFDDSELLLGEMASYIDAPSSLNDSLVEGLKPSSGWIMRIFAFNYVHSLLQQGPKGIQEITQSFDKIMKLFCRYLDDPHHKVAQAAFSTLLEMIPGFKKPFETYLDRTLPQVFGRLNDPKESIRQSCSKILDIVGAYYGIESLLPALVRSFDEKKSPKAKLAIIQFANSSFSKQVINDDDYSGHGFLKLWLSKLEPLFNDKNIKLKEAAVTGFLSIYSNYNPGSVLTFILSFSVEKQKVLRRALKRYTSRIEIDIVNFVHTKKDRQWPRSFYDHFDSTGTSFNETYCGAPMKGSASKDGLRKMNSMQQCSTSLSQSDCGENMQLVYHNNKAGLDSQVHRHNIPTQLMIADEKLTSDSGTSFPQLLHQVSGNDRKSSSDKHKALHQLAEVLKTSEHSAMAKCVNQILTVMLEMLDDPDSSVKDLALSLSLEMLTKQKKVMEDSIDTVIPKLIHATKDVVVKVAHQAESCLIIVLTEYDPLRCLVGIAPLLISDDETILIVSINSLIKIVTRLSQEELIAHLPAFLPSLVEAFSNQSTDVRKTALFCLVDIQTMLGEEAFLPYLDRFNSTQRQLITFYANGTSRAKTTARDAIQG; from the exons ATGGAGAAGGATGTGGAGATTCCGAGGGGAATTAGCCCGAAATGGAAGAGCAGTTCGAGGGAATCATCGTTCTTCGGAG GTGCTGCCAATTATCCATCATTTTGCCTTCTTCTAAAGCAGCTTGTTGCCCCATTACACACTCAGCTACTGGATCGACGCTCTAGCATCATTAAACAG GCCTGTCATCTATTGAGCTTCTTATCAAAGGAACTTCTAGGAGACTTTGAGTCTTATGCTGAGATGTTCATTCCG GTTCTCCTTAAGCTTGTTGTTATAACAGTTTATGTAATTGCTGAGTCAGCAGACAATTGTATAAAAATG ATGTTGCGGAACTGCAAGGTTTCACGTATTCTTCCACGAATTGTCAATTGTGTCAAGAATGACCGAAGTGCAGTTCTACGTGCTAG GTGCTGTGAGTATGCACTTCTGATACTAGGGTACTGGGCTGATACCCCAGAAATACTTCGTTCAGCTGATTTGTATGAAGATCTGATTAAGTGCAGTGTAGCAGATGCCGTTAGTGAG GTGCGATCAACTGCACGAGCTTGCTACAGGATGTTTGCCAAAATTTGGCCGGAGCGTTCCACTCGCCTTTTCTTGTCATTTGACACTGTCAGACAAAAG ATAATCAATGATGAAGATGGCGAGAAGCACGAAATATGTGCTTCTCCATCACTTAACAAACAAGCAATTCAACTACTGCAAACTCCATCTCATGCTCCTAGCCTAAATTCACCTGCATGTGCTACTTCTAATGCACTTGCAATGGACAAGACCATCGATTTTGCTTCTTTATCACAAACAAAGCTATGGTCAATCAGTGATTCAGAAAAAAATTACCAGAGTCTTCTCTCTGCTTGTAAAGAAAAGGGTCCACCAATTGCAATATCCGTGAAAGCTGTAAATGTATCAGACAAGGAAAGCCCTCATATTTCATACTTGAACAATTCTGATTTAG GAGTTGATCACTTGTCTGCAAGTTTCTCTTTACAGAATTCAGCATTTTCTCATGCATCCACGGCTACTTTAAACAAGGATATTGTAAATCATGGCGATCAAGATTCAGAAAATCTCATCCCTCTGGTCCACTCGGCGAAAGATTCTACGAAATCACCTAACGCCGGTCAGTTATCATTAGATTCCGTGTCAGCCTCTTCATTGCCTTGTACTTCAAAAAGTTCAGAAAAGTCTCAAAATGGGGGTGTCATTGAATTCACTAATGATATTAGATCAAGTAAGCAACTTTCTCATCAAATTGACGGTAATTTTATCCCCAATTTTCGCCGACCGCTTCTAAAACAACAAGTCAATAACTTGCTTCTGGCGACCTGCGTAAATAGTTTTGATGATAGTGAGCTTTTACTGGGTGAAATGGCTAGCTATATCGATGCTCCATCATCTCTTAATGATTCTCTAGTTGAGGGCCTAAAGCCAAGTTCAGGTTGGATTATGAGGATTTTCGCATTCAATTATGTCCATTCATTGTTGCAGCAAGGACCCAAAGGAATTCAGGAAATTACCCAGAGTTTTGACAAGATCATGAAGCTCTTTTGCCGATATTTGGATGATCCTCATCATAAAGTAGCACAAGCTGCTTTCTCAACACTATTGGAGATGATCCCAGGTTTTAAAAAGCCTTTTGAGACTTATCTTGACAGGACTTTACCGCAAGTTTTTGGTCGGTTAAATGACCCAAAGGAATCAATTAGACAATCATGCTCAAAAATCTTAGACATTGTCGGTGCATATTATGGAATTGAATCCTTATTACCAGCGCTTGTCCGTTCATTCGATGAAAAGAAGTCCCCTAAGGCAAAATTAGCTATCATTCAGTTTGCAAATAGCTCATTCAGCAAACAAGTTATAAATGATGATGATTATTCTGGTCATGGATTTCTTAAActatggctttctaagctagaacctttatttaatgacaaaaatataaagCTAAAAGAAGCAGCTGTGACTGGATTCCTatcaatttattcaaattacAATCCTGGATCTGTTTTAACATTTATACTTAGCTTCTCAGTTGAAAAACAGAAAGTGCTCAGACGGGCACTTAAGCGGTATACTTCGAGGATAGAGATTGATATAGTGAATTTTGTTCACACTAAGAAAGACAGGCAATGGCCAAGATCTTTCTATGACCATTTTGATTCCACTGGAACATCTTTCAATGAAACTTATTGTGGAGCACCAATGAAAGGTTCTGCTAGCAAGGATGGTTTAAGGAAAATGAACTCCATGCAGCAATGTTCCACTTCCCTCAGTCAGTCTGATTGTGGTGAAAATATGCAGCTAGTTTATCATAACAACAAGGCTGGCTTGGACTCTCAGGTGCACAGGCACAATATACCAACGCAGCTCATGATCGCAGATGAAAAGCTGACTTCAGATAGTGGAACCAGCTTTCCCCAACTGCTCCATCAG GTTAGCGGGAATGATCGAAAGTCAAGTTCAGACAAACATAAGGCACTTCATCAGTTGGCTGAAGTTCTGAAAACCAGTGAACATTCTGCCATGGCCAAG TGCGTCAATCAAATTTTAACTGTCATGCTTGAGATGCTGGATGATCCTGATTCATCAGTTAAAGATCTCGCTCTTTCTTTATCCCTTGAAATGCTAACCAAACAG AAAAAGGTGATGGAAGATTCTATTGATACTGTTATTCCTAAATTGATTCATGCAACCAAAGATGTCGTCGTGAAG GTTGCACATCAGGCAGAGAGCTGCTTAATTATTGTGTTGACAGAGTATGACCCGTTGAGATGCCTAGTT GGTATTGCTCCTTTGCTGATCAGTGATGATGAAACGATACTTATTGTTAGCATCAATAGTTTGATCAAG ATTGTAACTCGACTTTCACAGGAGGAGTTGATAGCTCATTTGCCTGCATTTCTGCCTTCACTTGTTGAAGCATTTAGCAATCAGAGTACAGATGTTCGTAAG ACAGCTCTGTTCTGCTTGGTGGACATCCAGACCATGCTTGGCGAAGAAGCATTCTTACCATACCTGGACAGGTTTAATAGCACACAGCGGCAGCTCATAACATTTTATGCCAACGGAACTTCACGGGCGAAGACTACTGCAAGAGATGCTATACAGGGATAG
- the LOC109703575 gene encoding CLIP-associated protein-like isoform X2, producing the protein MEKDVEIPRGISPKWKSSSRESSFFGGENDIAVKPVEPIEIYSERDLTREIGRICSNLHPDKDWFVRVTAMQTIEGLVLGGAANYPSFCLLLKQLVAPLHTQLLDRRSSIIKQACHLLSFLSKELLGDFESYAEMFIPVLLKLVVITVYVIAESADNCIKMMLRNCKVSRILPRIVNCVKNDRSAVLRARCCEYALLILGYWADTPEILRSADLYEDLIKCSVADAVSEVRSTARACYRMFAKIWPERSTRLFLSFDTVRQKIINDEDGEKHEICASPSLNKQAIQLLQTPSHAPSLNSPACATSNALAMDKTIDFASLSQTKLWSISDSEKNYQSLLSACKEKGPPIAISVKAVNVSDKESPHISYLNNSDLGVDHLSASFSLQNSAFSHASTATLNKDIVNHGDQDSENLIPLVHSAKDSTKSPNAGQLSLDSVSASSLPCTSKSSEKSQNGGVIEFTNDIRSSKQLSHQIDGNFIPNFRRPLLKQQVNNLLLATCVNSFDDSELLLGEMASYIDAPSSLNDSLVEGLKPSSGWIMRIFAFNYVHSLLQQGPKGIQEITQSFDKIMKLFCRYLDDPHHKVAQAAFSTLLEMIPGFKKPFETYLDRTLPQVFGRLNDPKESIRQSCSKILDIVGAYYGIESLLPALVRSFDEKKSPKAKLAIIQFANSSFSKQVINDDDYSGHGFLKLWLSKLEPLFNDKNIKLKEAAVTGFLSIYSNYNPGSVLTFILSFSVEKQKVLRRALKRYTSRIEIDIVNFVHTKKDRQWPRSFYDHFDSTGTSFNETYCGAPMKGSASKDGLRKMNSMQQCSTSLSQSDCGENMQLVYHNNKAGLDSQVHRHNIPTQLMIADEKLTSDSGTSFPQLLHQVSGNDRKSSSDKHKALHQLAEVLKTSEHSAMAKCVNQILTVMLEMLDDPDSSVKDLALSLSLEMLTKQKKVMEDSIDTVIPKLIHATKDVVVKVAHQAESCLIIVLTEYDPLRCLVGIAPLLISDDETILIVSINSLIKIVTRLSQEELIAHLPAFLPSLVEAFSNQSTDVRKTALFCLVDIQTMLGEEAFLPYLDRFNSTQRQLITFYANGTSRAKTTARDAIQG; encoded by the exons ATGGAGAAGGATGTGGAGATTCCGAGGGGAATTAGCCCGAAATGGAAGAGCAGTTCGAGGGAATCATCGTTCTTCGGAG gAGAAAATGATATTGCCGTAAAGCCAGTTGAGCCTATCGAGATATACTCTGAGAGGGATTTGACAAGGGAAATTGGGAGAATTTGTTCGAATTTACATCCAGATAAAGATTGGTTTGTTCGGGTGACAGCCATGCAGACAATCGAAGGCCTGGTGCTTGGAG GTGCTGCCAATTATCCATCATTTTGCCTTCTTCTAAAGCAGCTTGTTGCCCCATTACACACTCAGCTACTGGATCGACGCTCTAGCATCATTAAACAG GCCTGTCATCTATTGAGCTTCTTATCAAAGGAACTTCTAGGAGACTTTGAGTCTTATGCTGAGATGTTCATTCCG GTTCTCCTTAAGCTTGTTGTTATAACAGTTTATGTAATTGCTGAGTCAGCAGACAATTGTATAAAAATG ATGTTGCGGAACTGCAAGGTTTCACGTATTCTTCCACGAATTGTCAATTGTGTCAAGAATGACCGAAGTGCAGTTCTACGTGCTAG GTGCTGTGAGTATGCACTTCTGATACTAGGGTACTGGGCTGATACCCCAGAAATACTTCGTTCAGCTGATTTGTATGAAGATCTGATTAAGTGCAGTGTAGCAGATGCCGTTAGTGAG GTGCGATCAACTGCACGAGCTTGCTACAGGATGTTTGCCAAAATTTGGCCGGAGCGTTCCACTCGCCTTTTCTTGTCATTTGACACTGTCAGACAAAAG ATAATCAATGATGAAGATGGCGAGAAGCACGAAATATGTGCTTCTCCATCACTTAACAAACAAGCAATTCAACTACTGCAAACTCCATCTCATGCTCCTAGCCTAAATTCACCTGCATGTGCTACTTCTAATGCACTTGCAATGGACAAGACCATCGATTTTGCTTCTTTATCACAAACAAAGCTATGGTCAATCAGTGATTCAGAAAAAAATTACCAGAGTCTTCTCTCTGCTTGTAAAGAAAAGGGTCCACCAATTGCAATATCCGTGAAAGCTGTAAATGTATCAGACAAGGAAAGCCCTCATATTTCATACTTGAACAATTCTGATTTAG GAGTTGATCACTTGTCTGCAAGTTTCTCTTTACAGAATTCAGCATTTTCTCATGCATCCACGGCTACTTTAAACAAGGATATTGTAAATCATGGCGATCAAGATTCAGAAAATCTCATCCCTCTGGTCCACTCGGCGAAAGATTCTACGAAATCACCTAACGCCGGTCAGTTATCATTAGATTCCGTGTCAGCCTCTTCATTGCCTTGTACTTCAAAAAGTTCAGAAAAGTCTCAAAATGGGGGTGTCATTGAATTCACTAATGATATTAGATCAAGTAAGCAACTTTCTCATCAAATTGACGGTAATTTTATCCCCAATTTTCGCCGACCGCTTCTAAAACAACAAGTCAATAACTTGCTTCTGGCGACCTGCGTAAATAGTTTTGATGATAGTGAGCTTTTACTGGGTGAAATGGCTAGCTATATCGATGCTCCATCATCTCTTAATGATTCTCTAGTTGAGGGCCTAAAGCCAAGTTCAGGTTGGATTATGAGGATTTTCGCATTCAATTATGTCCATTCATTGTTGCAGCAAGGACCCAAAGGAATTCAGGAAATTACCCAGAGTTTTGACAAGATCATGAAGCTCTTTTGCCGATATTTGGATGATCCTCATCATAAAGTAGCACAAGCTGCTTTCTCAACACTATTGGAGATGATCCCAGGTTTTAAAAAGCCTTTTGAGACTTATCTTGACAGGACTTTACCGCAAGTTTTTGGTCGGTTAAATGACCCAAAGGAATCAATTAGACAATCATGCTCAAAAATCTTAGACATTGTCGGTGCATATTATGGAATTGAATCCTTATTACCAGCGCTTGTCCGTTCATTCGATGAAAAGAAGTCCCCTAAGGCAAAATTAGCTATCATTCAGTTTGCAAATAGCTCATTCAGCAAACAAGTTATAAATGATGATGATTATTCTGGTCATGGATTTCTTAAActatggctttctaagctagaacctttatttaatgacaaaaatataaagCTAAAAGAAGCAGCTGTGACTGGATTCCTatcaatttattcaaattacAATCCTGGATCTGTTTTAACATTTATACTTAGCTTCTCAGTTGAAAAACAGAAAGTGCTCAGACGGGCACTTAAGCGGTATACTTCGAGGATAGAGATTGATATAGTGAATTTTGTTCACACTAAGAAAGACAGGCAATGGCCAAGATCTTTCTATGACCATTTTGATTCCACTGGAACATCTTTCAATGAAACTTATTGTGGAGCACCAATGAAAGGTTCTGCTAGCAAGGATGGTTTAAGGAAAATGAACTCCATGCAGCAATGTTCCACTTCCCTCAGTCAGTCTGATTGTGGTGAAAATATGCAGCTAGTTTATCATAACAACAAGGCTGGCTTGGACTCTCAGGTGCACAGGCACAATATACCAACGCAGCTCATGATCGCAGATGAAAAGCTGACTTCAGATAGTGGAACCAGCTTTCCCCAACTGCTCCATCAG GTTAGCGGGAATGATCGAAAGTCAAGTTCAGACAAACATAAGGCACTTCATCAGTTGGCTGAAGTTCTGAAAACCAGTGAACATTCTGCCATGGCCAAG TGCGTCAATCAAATTTTAACTGTCATGCTTGAGATGCTGGATGATCCTGATTCATCAGTTAAAGATCTCGCTCTTTCTTTATCCCTTGAAATGCTAACCAAACAG AAAAAGGTGATGGAAGATTCTATTGATACTGTTATTCCTAAATTGATTCATGCAACCAAAGATGTCGTCGTGAAG GTTGCACATCAGGCAGAGAGCTGCTTAATTATTGTGTTGACAGAGTATGACCCGTTGAGATGCCTAGTT GGTATTGCTCCTTTGCTGATCAGTGATGATGAAACGATACTTATTGTTAGCATCAATAGTTTGATCAAG ATTGTAACTCGACTTTCACAGGAGGAGTTGATAGCTCATTTGCCTGCATTTCTGCCTTCACTTGTTGAAGCATTTAGCAATCAGAGTACAGATGTTCGTAAG ACAGCTCTGTTCTGCTTGGTGGACATCCAGACCATGCTTGGCGAAGAAGCATTCTTACCATACCTGGACAGGTTTAATAGCACACAGCGGCAGCTCATAACATTTTATGCCAACGGAACTTCACGGGCGAAGACTACTGCAAGAGATGCTATACAGGGATAG
- the LOC109703575 gene encoding CLIP-associated protein-like isoform X3, with product MEKDVEIPRGISPKWKSSSRESSFFGVIGENDIAVKPVEPIEIYSERDLTREIGRICSNLHPDKDWFVRVTAMQTIEGLVLGGAANYPSFCLLLKQLVAPLHTQLLDRRSSIIKQACHLLSFLSKELLGDFESYAEMFIPVLLKLVVITVYVIAESADNCIKMMLRNCKVSRILPRIVNCVKNDRSAVLRARCCEYALLILGYWADTPEILRSADLYEDLIKCSVADAVSEVRSTARACYRMFAKIWPERSTRLFLSFDTVRQKIINDEDGEKHEICASPSLNKQAIQLLQTPSHAPSLNSPACATSNALAMDKTIDFASLSQTKLWSISDSEKNYQSLLSACKEKGPPIAISVKAVNVSDKESPHISYLNNSDLGVDHLSASFSLQNSAFSHASTATLNKDIVNHGDQDSENLIPLVHSAKDSTKSPNAGQLSLDSVSASSLPCTSKSSEKSQNGGVIEFTNDIRSSKQLSHQIDGNFIPNFRRPLLKQQVNNLLLATCVNSFDDSELLLGEMASYIDAPSSLNDSLVEGLKPSSGWIMRIFAFNYVHSLLQQGPKGIQEITQSFDKIMKLFCRYLDDPHHKVAQAAFSTLLEMIPGFKKPFETYLDRTLPQVFGRLNDPKESIRQSCSKILDIVGAYYGIESLLPALVRSFDEKKSPKAKLAIIQFANSSFSKQVINDDDYSGHGFLKLWLSKLEPLFNDKNIKLKEAAVTGFLSIYSNYNPGSVLTFILSFSVEKQKVLRRALKRYTSRIEIDIVNFVHTKKDRQWPRSFYDHFDSTGTSFNETYCGAPMKGSASKDGLRKMNSMQQCSTSLSQSDCGENMQLVYHNNKAGLDSQVHRHNIPTQLMIADEKLTSDSGTSFPQLLHQVSGNDRKSSSDKHKALHQLAEVLKTSEHSAMAKCVNQILTVMLEMLDDPDSSVKDLALSLSLEMLTKQKKVMEDSIDTVIPKLIHATKDVVVKAESCLIIVLTEYDPLRCLVGIAPLLISDDETILIVSINSLIKIVTRLSQEELIAHLPAFLPSLVEAFSNQSTDVRKTALFCLVDIQTMLGEEAFLPYLDRFNSTQRQLITFYANGTSRAKTTARDAIQG from the exons ATGGAGAAGGATGTGGAGATTCCGAGGGGAATTAGCCCGAAATGGAAGAGCAGTTCGAGGGAATCATCGTTCTTCGGAG ttataggAGAAAATGATATTGCCGTAAAGCCAGTTGAGCCTATCGAGATATACTCTGAGAGGGATTTGACAAGGGAAATTGGGAGAATTTGTTCGAATTTACATCCAGATAAAGATTGGTTTGTTCGGGTGACAGCCATGCAGACAATCGAAGGCCTGGTGCTTGGAG GTGCTGCCAATTATCCATCATTTTGCCTTCTTCTAAAGCAGCTTGTTGCCCCATTACACACTCAGCTACTGGATCGACGCTCTAGCATCATTAAACAG GCCTGTCATCTATTGAGCTTCTTATCAAAGGAACTTCTAGGAGACTTTGAGTCTTATGCTGAGATGTTCATTCCG GTTCTCCTTAAGCTTGTTGTTATAACAGTTTATGTAATTGCTGAGTCAGCAGACAATTGTATAAAAATG ATGTTGCGGAACTGCAAGGTTTCACGTATTCTTCCACGAATTGTCAATTGTGTCAAGAATGACCGAAGTGCAGTTCTACGTGCTAG GTGCTGTGAGTATGCACTTCTGATACTAGGGTACTGGGCTGATACCCCAGAAATACTTCGTTCAGCTGATTTGTATGAAGATCTGATTAAGTGCAGTGTAGCAGATGCCGTTAGTGAG GTGCGATCAACTGCACGAGCTTGCTACAGGATGTTTGCCAAAATTTGGCCGGAGCGTTCCACTCGCCTTTTCTTGTCATTTGACACTGTCAGACAAAAG ATAATCAATGATGAAGATGGCGAGAAGCACGAAATATGTGCTTCTCCATCACTTAACAAACAAGCAATTCAACTACTGCAAACTCCATCTCATGCTCCTAGCCTAAATTCACCTGCATGTGCTACTTCTAATGCACTTGCAATGGACAAGACCATCGATTTTGCTTCTTTATCACAAACAAAGCTATGGTCAATCAGTGATTCAGAAAAAAATTACCAGAGTCTTCTCTCTGCTTGTAAAGAAAAGGGTCCACCAATTGCAATATCCGTGAAAGCTGTAAATGTATCAGACAAGGAAAGCCCTCATATTTCATACTTGAACAATTCTGATTTAG GAGTTGATCACTTGTCTGCAAGTTTCTCTTTACAGAATTCAGCATTTTCTCATGCATCCACGGCTACTTTAAACAAGGATATTGTAAATCATGGCGATCAAGATTCAGAAAATCTCATCCCTCTGGTCCACTCGGCGAAAGATTCTACGAAATCACCTAACGCCGGTCAGTTATCATTAGATTCCGTGTCAGCCTCTTCATTGCCTTGTACTTCAAAAAGTTCAGAAAAGTCTCAAAATGGGGGTGTCATTGAATTCACTAATGATATTAGATCAAGTAAGCAACTTTCTCATCAAATTGACGGTAATTTTATCCCCAATTTTCGCCGACCGCTTCTAAAACAACAAGTCAATAACTTGCTTCTGGCGACCTGCGTAAATAGTTTTGATGATAGTGAGCTTTTACTGGGTGAAATGGCTAGCTATATCGATGCTCCATCATCTCTTAATGATTCTCTAGTTGAGGGCCTAAAGCCAAGTTCAGGTTGGATTATGAGGATTTTCGCATTCAATTATGTCCATTCATTGTTGCAGCAAGGACCCAAAGGAATTCAGGAAATTACCCAGAGTTTTGACAAGATCATGAAGCTCTTTTGCCGATATTTGGATGATCCTCATCATAAAGTAGCACAAGCTGCTTTCTCAACACTATTGGAGATGATCCCAGGTTTTAAAAAGCCTTTTGAGACTTATCTTGACAGGACTTTACCGCAAGTTTTTGGTCGGTTAAATGACCCAAAGGAATCAATTAGACAATCATGCTCAAAAATCTTAGACATTGTCGGTGCATATTATGGAATTGAATCCTTATTACCAGCGCTTGTCCGTTCATTCGATGAAAAGAAGTCCCCTAAGGCAAAATTAGCTATCATTCAGTTTGCAAATAGCTCATTCAGCAAACAAGTTATAAATGATGATGATTATTCTGGTCATGGATTTCTTAAActatggctttctaagctagaacctttatttaatgacaaaaatataaagCTAAAAGAAGCAGCTGTGACTGGATTCCTatcaatttattcaaattacAATCCTGGATCTGTTTTAACATTTATACTTAGCTTCTCAGTTGAAAAACAGAAAGTGCTCAGACGGGCACTTAAGCGGTATACTTCGAGGATAGAGATTGATATAGTGAATTTTGTTCACACTAAGAAAGACAGGCAATGGCCAAGATCTTTCTATGACCATTTTGATTCCACTGGAACATCTTTCAATGAAACTTATTGTGGAGCACCAATGAAAGGTTCTGCTAGCAAGGATGGTTTAAGGAAAATGAACTCCATGCAGCAATGTTCCACTTCCCTCAGTCAGTCTGATTGTGGTGAAAATATGCAGCTAGTTTATCATAACAACAAGGCTGGCTTGGACTCTCAGGTGCACAGGCACAATATACCAACGCAGCTCATGATCGCAGATGAAAAGCTGACTTCAGATAGTGGAACCAGCTTTCCCCAACTGCTCCATCAG GTTAGCGGGAATGATCGAAAGTCAAGTTCAGACAAACATAAGGCACTTCATCAGTTGGCTGAAGTTCTGAAAACCAGTGAACATTCTGCCATGGCCAAG TGCGTCAATCAAATTTTAACTGTCATGCTTGAGATGCTGGATGATCCTGATTCATCAGTTAAAGATCTCGCTCTTTCTTTATCCCTTGAAATGCTAACCAAACAG AAAAAGGTGATGGAAGATTCTATTGATACTGTTATTCCTAAATTGATTCATGCAACCAAAGATGTCGTCGTGAAG GCAGAGAGCTGCTTAATTATTGTGTTGACAGAGTATGACCCGTTGAGATGCCTAGTT GGTATTGCTCCTTTGCTGATCAGTGATGATGAAACGATACTTATTGTTAGCATCAATAGTTTGATCAAG ATTGTAACTCGACTTTCACAGGAGGAGTTGATAGCTCATTTGCCTGCATTTCTGCCTTCACTTGTTGAAGCATTTAGCAATCAGAGTACAGATGTTCGTAAG ACAGCTCTGTTCTGCTTGGTGGACATCCAGACCATGCTTGGCGAAGAAGCATTCTTACCATACCTGGACAGGTTTAATAGCACACAGCGGCAGCTCATAACATTTTATGCCAACGGAACTTCACGGGCGAAGACTACTGCAAGAGATGCTATACAGGGATAG